Within the Dunckerocampus dactyliophorus isolate RoL2022-P2 chromosome 10, RoL_Ddac_1.1, whole genome shotgun sequence genome, the region cagaagctgatggagagcATTTTGAAGAAAATACCCACTCAGAGCCAGACAGCATCTTTGCACCACTGTCAGATATGGACGACACGTCAGACTCTTCCGAGACCAATCACAGGGATGACACCAAAGAATCTTTGGAGAGCAACAAGGACTCTAAAGGTGATATGAGCCATCACAATGACAACAAGCACTTTGACTACTCTGAATGTGGGAAATCATATAGCCAGATGGAAAGTTTGAAAACACTCATAACACACACTTGAGAGAAACCTTTTGCTTGGGCAGTTGTGCTAAAAAATTGTCTTTAAAGCATTTGACAATACACATTagaacacatacagtggtgtgaaaaaaacccttgctgattttttatttttttgcatgtttgtcacacttaaatgtttaagaTCATCAAACCAATGTAGATATTAGTACATGACAacagaaatcacttaaatagaaccggcctgacaaagtgaagttgACCAAAAGCGACAACTAAATGCTAATCCCCTAATTAATCCACATTCATATTTTATGAGCCCTTTTTTACTCAAAAGTACCACTGCAGACCTTCGTTTTGCATGAGCAACAACCAGTTTCCCCAATAGCTCACTAGATGGCGGGTTTTCTCACTTTCAACATGTCTTTCTTCTTGGGTTCACATGAAAGGATTTTCTAGACATCCATTTCATGTAAGTATTACTACCAATCACCTTTATTTTGAAACCAATACTGTATAAGATGAATCATGACAGTATagagatacagtatatgccaaTTTGTAGATTTTATCTCCTCTGGGTTTTCCCCTAGGGGCAGCTAtatttcattgttgcagctttgCAATGTTTGGCCGGACTAGTACCAATGGATGCCACATGCTCTGTCTTCTAGTTTACCTATATTTTGAGCAACAGTCTATACTAGGGTTATTTTCCTATCACCAGTGTTTTATTGATTTGAGTTGTCATTGAGGGTGCATCCTatggaaaatgaaataatttggaGTGAAGTTACACACTATCAGAGGCAGATTTGATCAAACGTAATGGCATAATGTGATGTTCATTTGACTGTTCAGTGAGCAAAACTGATGTAGCCTAAATTCCATTGCACATATTATATTAGTATATATCTTTGTTGGACTGGAAGCTTTTTTAGTAAACTAGCTTACATACTCTGGTTGCAGGTTTGTGGTGCGTTATGGCAGGCCGACAAAGATCTTATTCACTCAAGGAAGCCATTGAAATGGTTTGCCTTCCTGATGGTGCTTTATCTGAGACAGAATCCATTTCAGACGATGAAATTGGTGATCCAGATTTTGTTGAACCTGCTGAAGCATACGAGTCTGACTTCAGCCTTGGTGATGATGAGACACTGGGAGCAATAGCAATACCTAATCCAAACACACTTGATGTTGAAATTCATAACGTACATGCAGACAATGACACTGGGGTCCCAGATGATGATGAACCTCAGCCCGGCCCAGCTCCAGTAAACAAAGTTTTTTCTTGGAGGCAGAGGAAACCCCCAGCAGCTGACACAGACCCTTCATTCCAAGGACCTGCATTCTCACCTCCACCAGATGAAATACCAAGTCCAAAGTGGTATTTTGATCAGTTCATGGATGAATCCGTGTTTTAACTTATTTCTGACCAATCAAACCTGTATGCAGTTATGAAGAATGGCCCAGAACTAAAAACAACCCCTTCTTAAATGGAGCAATTCACTGGTTTACACATATTGATGACAGTAGTACGTATGCCATCATACCGCATGTACTGGCAGACAACAACACGCTACAACCCAATTGCAACTGTCATGGGACGTAAGCGATTTGATAATCTGCGAACATACATCCATATGAACAACAATACCAATGTGAAGCAAAAGGGTGATATGATCCATTGTTCAAGGTGCGACCAGTACTTGAGAAAGTCCGTGCAAACTGTTTGAAAGTTGAACCGGAAGAAAACCACTCCATTGATGAGCAGATGATCCCCTTCAAAGGAAAAATTGGAATGAAACAATATATCAAGAACAAGCCGAAAAAATGGGGAATCAAGGTCTTTACTCGTGCAGGTGTCACTGGACTAGTCTATGACTTTGAAGTATACACTGGAAAAGGGACTGTACCCAATGAGCGTGGACTTGGTGTTGCAGGTTGTTGCACTGTTGTGCTTCGTCTCGTATCAGATGTTCTAAAAGGACTAAACTACAAGTGCTTGTTCGACAACTGGTTCACTTCACCTGAACTCATTGTGGAACTGAAGAAAATGGGAATTCTATCAGTTGCTACCATCAATCGAAACCGTCTACGTGGATGTACCCTCAAAAGTGACAAGGAACATTCAAAGGCTGGGCGTGGTGCATATGAAGTGAAATATGAAATGACAAATGGGATGGCAATCGTGAAGTGGTATGATGACAAGGCAGCGTTACTGGCATCATCCTTCATTGGCCCTGATCCTGTTGATAGATGCAGAAGGTGGTCAAAAGAGAAGAAGGAATATGTGGAAGTGGACAGACCCCACATTGTCAAGGTGTACAATAACAACATGGGAGGAGTTGACTTGGCAGACATGTTTGCTGCACTCTTATCGCATCGAACTCCGCCCACGTTGTTGGTATCTGTGCATCTTGTACTATTTGATTGACCTATCACTGGTCAATGGCTGACTCCTCTACCGCCGTCATCTCACCCAGAAGCAGGAGAAGAAGTATATGCCGCTTCTTGACTTCCACGCTCAAGTTGCAGATGCCCTCATCAAGGTTGGCAAACGGGCTAACTTGAACAGTCGGAAAAGAGGACGACCGTCATCGGAAGAGGCTCCGGAACGCAGTCAAGCTGCCACATCTTCACCTCCAGGTCAGAGGATCATTGCGCCATCAGTTGAGGTCAGACTAGACCGATTCGACCATTTTCCCATCCATGCTGATAAACGTGGACGATGCAGAGTGTGCAAGAATGGCTACACACAAATGGCCTGTCTGAAGTGCAAAGTACTTTTGTGCTTTACAAAGGACAAAAATTGTTTCCTGGACTACCACACAAAGAAATGACCTTCAGACCTGGCCTTCTCAATTAGGATTTGAGACGTCGATATAGtattatttgtactttattttattccacagcagggaaattcatttggtacagcagcaagcaagatacgcaagtaaagaatacatattgactacaacatggttcaggtggttcaggtggtacaggtgttgtagagcctgacagcggtcggtatgaaggacctgcggaacctctccttcttacaccgtgggtgtaacagtctgctgctgaaggagctgctaagggaacccacagtgtcatgtagcgggtgagaggcgtgatggacgtcagcttagccaacatccttctctcccctacttcctccacggagtccagaggactgtccaggacagagctcgctctcctgatcagcctattgatcctgctcctgtccctgtccgtgctgccccctctccagcagcccacagcatagaagatggctgaggtcaccacagagtcataaaaggtccgtaaaagagtcctgcacacatcaaaggacctcagtctcctcagcaggtggaggtgactctggcccttcttgtagagggagtgggtgttgacggaccagtccagcttgttgttaaggtgaacacccaggaatttgtagctgtctaccaactctatgtccgctccctggatgttcaccggtgtgaagtgagatgttttcctctggaagtaaatgatcatctcctttgtcttgctggtgttgagttggagctggttaagctcactccagctgacaaagtccctgatgaccgtcctgtattccagatcattcccctctgaaacacaaccaacgatggctgtgtcgtctgagaacttctggatgtgacactgtgtggagttgtgtgtgaagtccgaggtgtagagggtgaagaggaaaggggagaccctgaccctgaggggcacctatATAATACCATTATTGGTATTATATCTCAATATTGTTTGATGTAGGGGATGAAAAGTTATTGCTATTGTTCCTAATCTATATAccaagttgtttttgttgttattcttcCACTGTAACGTACTTTGAAacattgttttgaaatgttctaTGCAAATAAAGTTAGTTTTCATACCATATTAAGTTTTCGGCGTTAATTTACCACACCGGGCCAATGTTGTAAACCTGCAACATCTCAGAATACATTACATGTGAAgcttttgctaaaaaaaaagtctgaattgtaTACCACTACCCCATATGacaattttccccaaatatcAGATTTTTCCTGTTACAAAAACTTAATTTGAGCCTCAATGGgttaataagtttcatttaaaaactgcattttgtgttctgttgtgttatcactgactaatatttcatttttttgacacactgaaacatttaggtgtgacaaaacattaaaaaaaacaacaagaaatcaggaagggggcaaacacttttcacatcactgtataaaAGAGAAACACCCTCCCTGTTTAGTTTGCGCTAAAAGGTTCAGAGACAGGTATGAaatgaatgttgtttttgttggacTGTCAGTAATTTATGTATATATTCGGGACAGTGCACACTAATGAAGAGTCTGATACTTCTGTGCAGGCTGTAAATTAGCCAGATTCAGTTGCTAATTTTCATCTCTAGTCCTGAGgcagaacaacaaaaaacagaagaacaatataaaaatatacaatatcaAGTAAAAACACGGACACACgttcataaaatatacataacaaTAAAATTAATCAAAGTAAGGACATGACTGGAAACTGTTTAGGgcactttttaaatgtgcaATAAGTGGGACATTCTCTGTTTGTTGGGAGGCTGTCCAGTAAGCTGTTGTTTATgatgtgatgtttttgtcaacTTCCCTGATACAGGAAGAAGGTCTGGTGTATCCATACACCAACTAACCGTGTACTGTTTGTTTCTAATGTTAGCTTCATTAACCAGGTTTGGTGTCTTTGTTGCCCAGCAGACGTCCAGCAGGTGTCAGTGGAGAGTCAAGAAGAGATTCCCTCTGTGCAGCAGGAGTGGCGCTCGAGTGTGAGGCAGTTGAAGCCAGAGCCCCCCGACATTAAAGAGAAAGAGGATGAACAACACATCACAACAAAAGCTGATGAAGATTTTGAAGACAATATGCAATCAGAACCAGATTGGGTTTTTGCTCCACTGTCAGATACCAACGACATGTCAGACTCTTCTGAGCTTGATCACAGTGACAATGCCAAAGAACCCTTGGAGAAAAGCAAGGACTCAAAAGGTGATATGACACATCACACTAACAACAAACACTTTGAATGCTTTGTATGTGGGAAATCATATGTCCAGAGGAAAAGTTTGAAAAGACACATCgtaacacacactggagagaaacattTTTcatgctcagtttgtgctaaaagatTCACCTTAAAGGAATATTTGACAAGACACATGGTGATACATACAAAGAAGTCCCATAGCTGTTCAGTTTGTGCCAGAAAATTCAGAGGGAAGTATGACTTGAAAaatcacatgagaacacacacgcaTGAGAAACCTTTTCCCTGCACTGTTTGTAAGAAATGTTTTACTAGTCGATCAGCTCTCAAGGTACACATGAGAAAACATGCAGCAGGAAAATGTTTGACCTCTAgaagctcaactcaacacatggtAACAGAAGATGATGGAgagcactgtggaggatcacaagcaaaCAGTAATTTTGCTCCACTGTCAGATATGAATAACACAATGTCATACTCTTCTGAGACAAATCACAGAGACAAAAGTTACCCTGTAAGCGTACAGTTGAGTAAACACATGGCAACGCACACTAGAGAGAGACTTTTTGCTTGCTCAGTTTGTAGTAGAAGATTCTTCTTAAAGCACCATATGATAAGACACATGAGCATACATACGGGGAAGAAACCTTTTCCCTGCTCAGTTTGCACTGAAAGTTTCAAATGTAAGTACGAAATGATCAGCCACATGAGCGTACACGCTAAAAAGAACCAGGTTAAGAAACACACGAGTCCTGGTGACACACTAAATGAAGTTGCTGGGATTTAAATGTCAGAATGTGACTTTGTAACATGACAGTTTGACAAATTAAAGTTGCTGTCTCCAGCAAACTTAGGTATTTCATGGGTAATTCATGGGGGTGCTGGCCCTCAAACTGTATACTTCAACCACTTTCTGCTCCGAAGTTGCAGGCCATGCCCCTTGCAACACATACTCACgcacattagttatgtttgttgtcagccaaCCAGTGGTGgacagtcagggccagcaaggctttttctgctggcctaaacactatcagatgcattgacctacatttacagcttaattttgtaatatttgttgcataaaattgtattaatttattgcaCCTTTGAATTACTTTCATTTAGTAGTGTGACTCTTGgatgcactgcttccagtaatgtatttgtatgttCGGCTGTTTTTGTCCAGCCAGGTTTCATCTTCTCTGTGTTACTATGTTATTCTAATCTGACCTGGGTCTTCAGAAGCAGTAGTGCTgccccatgtcacatacacactactaGCAagggggctgttttttttaaccagtcagatttcagatttgcctctcggggccagctagctggcccacaGTACCGTCAGCATTgttccgtcctctgattggctgatcagAATAAAACTGATTGACAAGCCAAGTTATACCCACAATCCCTGACTGAGGAAGAGATATTGACATCtttggtgagtagatgtatttgacttaaaaagttacatatatttGTCATGTCATCTTACCTCATGTTATGTAATGATGATGAAGTGTagggtttggagttgtctgaaccctTAATCAATGAGCTGTTCTATTTACACTCatcacatttggctgagcatGAACTTTACAAGCACTGATCTACCATAAATTAGTCATAAATAGCAGcaacagtatattattattgatacagtatAGGTATCACGGTAATCTGATCAGTTACTAATTTTGTTGGAGTTCCATAATCTCTAAGTGCCTGCATGGCGTCAtgctgatgatgataatgatactCCTGGCCGGCGAAGCCCACTGAAGAATTcgtataatttttttgttttgttatactGGCTCTCACAGTATCAGGCGAAAAAATATTCTGTCCGGTTAAGTCCTCACTGAAGGCTCATGTACCAAATGCACTGTTTGCCActgcagctaactagctattTACCAAAATTTTGCTACTAAAGCTAGCAattattgaatgtatagcctatcactGTAGTTGTACATGTGCACGCGCTGTGAATACCAGACGGCAGTAAGCGAAATCCGTGCATGGTAATCCTCTTATTTGAAACGAAACAAAATTTTTATGAAGTGTaacttttaattttgtttttttaaactactaTTGGTATCCTAACCAGAGGTGGTGTTCtgatattttttggttgaaaaaagtgtACTTTGAAGCTGAAGAGGGGCAGCAGCATTCATTGCTgtaatttttttgcaaatgcaaattgagcagaaataatgtcattcttCAGTGCTGTTTTGTGCCTGCAAAAATGTTGCAACTGTTTTTCTTGAAGCCTCTTGCCTTCTTCGCAACCAAACAAGTTGTCAACCAAAAACATGCTTGGaatgccaataaaaaataaagcaatgCAAAGCAAGTGTCTTGGTCCTcacttatataaaaaaaaaaaaggactacgCTTCACTGCCTCTAGGCGCGATCAGACAGGTACACCTGTGGACTCAAAGTGGAAAACAATTGTCGCACAGCTTTCACATGTTCATGACATCACATCTCTGGCCAATGTGTAATTAAAAAAGCAGTTAATACATAGCTAACAGCATTTTGTGATGAGaagaaaacacaagtcaacacacacgtgacacacaacttaactTACCCACTGCatcatgtgggcatacaaataaacatcTTTGCATAACACACATGTCAAGATTACACCCATGTCTTCCTgttgcaaggcatgctgggtagatTGCAGGACTCTCTCCCTCCCAACGTGTTTCCATGTGCTATTTTTACATGATGAAGAGAGGCTAAGGCCTGTACTATGAAGCAAGCTTAACTTATCCAGGACCTCTTCTTTCTTGTCCGGCTTGACCAACGCTAACAACAAAGATGTGGGATAAGCGGTACTACGAAGCTGGATTTCAACTTCATTAATCATGTCGGGATTTTCTAGTCTTGTCAttaaagtacaaaataaaactaaatatcTGCAATAAGTTATCAAAGTTAGAGATCGTTTGATCATTGATCATTTGCAGAACAAAGATGCTACAGCGAGGGACAGCCAGGACAACAGGTAAATGCGAGGGTTAGTTTCATGCTCACCCCCAAACAAAGAGAATGAGTACAAAGACAAAGACCCACGGACAGAACAGCCCAACATAAGAACATCCCTATTCAGAACACCACCAAGACCAATCGGATAATATATGCATCAGGTCTATCAGTAAGGTCATGTACGTGTGCATTGGTGTTTGACTCCACTCACTCGTCGCTTCAACAGCGTGTATACTTCCAGTTTCCTCTCCAGCGCTAATccttctgggtaatgtagtacacatccACATTAATCAACACAattaacacctccaaaaacgtaGTCGCACAGTGATTATGAATCTGTTTAAATTGTAGGTTACATTGACTGCAGATCTCAGTGAAACTGTGTAAATGTACTGTAACTCCGTCAATAATAAAAGATTTGATTTTATATAGCactttcaaggcacccaaagtgcttcacaatgaagtgaacccaatattcattcactcctcagtcacacactgttaTATATCTGTATCCACAAACAGCCCTGGttcctacagtatatacagttgaCTGACGACTATACAGTGATTGACCAATCAACAATTGGGCACACAAGTTTGAATTTATTTAGGGTTTTGTCTGTACAGTAAATTTGATAATTTATCTAATTGGGTTAAAATTGAACACACAGGCTCAAACACATACAGTCACCGACATCAAGTGGTACTGAAAGTTCCCAAACGTCGAACTTGACAAGCCTGAGTCCTAATAACTTCTTTTTAGTGATCGATTGACTGCAGTGGATAGTGTCTTTTTGGCAACATATAATAAATTGTGGGCCGCAcgctggtctagtggttagcatgttggccaacacagtaacagtcaggagatcgggaagacctggtttcgattcgcccttgggcatttctgtgtcaATTAACATAAAAGGTGCATGTACAAAACCAACTCAGGAATGTAGAGGGCAGCTGTCTGATTTAGAATCACTAACATAAGAATGAATATTGTGGTAAGATCACTCAAGAAGAGGTCAACTCATCAATCACCTTTCCAATGGCTTTAAAAAAAGCCATTTCGACATGAAACGGGCCCaacatgacaaacacaaacCTTGGAGACTCTGTTACCTGGATCTGCATGGCTGGCTTGTCTGCATTTAGGTCATATGATACCACCCCATACTGTTGTCCACACTCACGGgcacatttttgtgttgtgatgagcGTTTCTTGTACGACATCCAGGTTTGTGATAGGTTGTTTCAAGTTCTTCATGTATAGAACAACCTGTTCAACTGAATTGTCGGGTTCTATCAGGGAATTAAATCCGACCCACATCGGTATGTTGGACATCCCCAACGCATGACACATCATCCACACCAAATCCTTGTTTCTGGCTTGGGGTCTGTCGTCAGGACGACTGCCATCCACCGTCTTTATGGCATAGTCGGAACGTGCTCATACGTGGCTTCTTCCTGTAGGGTTCTAAGGGGTGCTCATGGACCTCTAGCTTCCGTTTCCGTGACCTTTTATTCGATGTGTGCTGCTGTGGAACAGTCTCACCTGATGCGTCTGCAGCTTGGATCCACTTTATTTTGGTACAAAATACCCATTGTGTCATGGAGCATGTCCGCTCCGGACAATGTCTCCGCCATTTCATCGAAATTGTCAAAGGCCAAACCCATGACCATCCCTTCAACAGTTCCTTCCGGACAAGCCTGTTGCTTATTCTGTATGGCCTCACCCAATGATGTTTCAAGCTCTTCTATTGTGCTGTAATCTATGATATGTCCAAACCTGTTCAACAGCTGTACAATCTTTTTGCTTCCAGTCATCGATTTGATAGCCATACCCAGAATAATTTGTTTTCCTGGTTTTACGTGTCCATTTTGGACGACGTACAGGGCATCATGACTAGATGAGGATGCACGCCTCTCCACCTTGGGGCTGTACAATTTGGTATTGGGGCCACCATAGAGAACTCTATAGAATTCAAGAAGGACCTCAGGTGGAGATGCCTCTCCAGCACGCAGATTTTGCAGTGTTGGGGGATCTACAAGACGATCTCTCCTCACATCTTTTATTGCCTTTCTCAGCTCCAAAGCTGAtttggtacatttttttaatcagattttCCCAAATTTGACCTAGTTAGACATACCAATTTTGAAACCTTTGCTACCCCAGTGGTGCATCTTCACACCCTCTTCATTTTGACACCAATTACAACTTGCTGTGTAATGCAGGTCGAGAGACACAGCCATTTGAATTAGTTTCGGTTTTAATTagtgacctttgacctcttcTTGAGTGATCTGACCACCACAATATATATGTTAGTGATTCTAAATCAGACAGCTGCCCTCTACATTCCTGAGTTGGTTTTGTACATGCACCTTTCATGTTAATTAAAACCTTAATTAGTGCTAATTAGCGGCATTCTTAAGTGATCTTTCCACCAGAATTCCCATTCTTACGTTTCTAATTTGCATTTAGTGTGGTGCCTGAAATCATTTGACATAAAAATGGAACTTGCACCTGTCATGTTAATTAAATCCAATTTTGGggtgggtgtgaatggttgtttgtctatatgtgccctgtgattggctggcgaccagtccagggtgtaccccgcctgtcgcctgaagtcagctgggataggctcccccGCGAccttaaagaggagaagcggtatagaaaatggatggataataagtTGTTTGACAGCAGTCACTGGATCGTCCAATACACAAGTATGGTTAGCTATTTGTGAAAAACATAAGATAAAATAAACATGCTCCTAACATGCTGGGAATGTAACGTACATTCAGAACAATCAAATTTGACTTTCTCACCTAAACTAATGAAACACTTTGAATGCTGTTAGAAAGTGAAAATGTCTCACTCTCTTCACATAGTACTGACGTCCCTTCAGCGTCCATCGATGTGACACACTTGTGTTTGTCAACCTGATACTTGTAAGTGAATCTTTTATCACACACATTGCAGCCGAAcggtttctccccagtgtgcgttctcatgtgtatcTCGACATACCTTTTTCTTGTGAATCGTTTGGGACAAAGTGAGCAAGGAAATTGTTCCTCCTCCATATGTGATCTCATGTGTGTCATCATTTCAcgctttctggaaaaacttttACTACAAACCGagcaagggaaaggcttctcaCCGGTGTGCGTTCTTACGTGTACTATCATTTCGTACTTATCTCTGAATTTTTTATCACAATATGAACAGGAAAAGGGGTTCTCCCCTGTGTGTAccctcatgtgtcttttcatatGAGACTTTAAGGAGAATGTTTTAGTGCAAAATGCACAagcaaaaggtttctctccagtgtgtatgcTCATGTGTCTGTTCAAACATTGCTTCCAGCCAAATGTTTTCCCACATTCAGAGCAGTCAAACTGTTTGTTGTCACTGTGAGGTCTCATATCACCTTTAGAATCCTTATTATTCTCCAAAGGTTCTTTGTCCTCGCCACTGTGATCCATCGCAGACGAGTGTGACATCATGTTATCCATATCTGGATATGAATGACAAAGTGGAGCCAAGTTTCTGTTTGCCCGTGGTCCTCCACAGTGCTCCTCATCATCTCCTGTTGTCATATGTTGAGTTAGTGGCCCCGCCCCTCTGTTCCTCTCACGCTGACTGCGATGCAGCTGTGATGACGGAgcttcatcttcactcttcacagagATGCCAGTATATGTGAACTTGGTGATGCTAGCCTCCTCCAGCCCTTGAAGCTGCACCGCATCATGACCAGTCCATACCTCAtcgtcttcctctttaatgtggggggacTCTGGCTCCTCCTGCCCCAACCTTgagctccactcctgctgctcacAGGGAACCTCTTTTTGATTCTGCAGTGACACTTGTTGAATGTCTGTGGAACGGAAAGCAAACATGGTTCATGAAACTCACATTTGCAACAAACAGCACACAGTTAGTTGGTCTGACCGATAACCTTCCTGTATCAGGGACACAAAcactacaaaaacacacaatatgCACATCCTCTGCAGACTGCAGACACTACACTTGACCACTCAAGACATGTCGCCCTTGTGCCGGTTGAcctgcactcacactgctcTACAGTCCTTGAGGCTTTGGCCTGTTTGCATGGATTATTACTTTCTGCAactattttttctctttatttatACCCTGCAAAGTTGGTGGCTATCATTAAAAACTAGCTAGGACTATTGATTGCACAAGTTTTCCAGACTGGGCATTAGTGTGTATACTCGTGCATGAGCAAATATGCCAGTCACGGGGCTACCTTTTCTGACAGTTGCTGCACTCGGTACTTAGACTTAACATTTTGAGTGCCTACGtgcattcacactgagaagtacggcAAATTGCAATGCGCCGGCAGTGTTATGTCGCAATCAACACGCCCCAAAGGTGAGCGTGCAACAATGGACCCTGACCACCCTTACTCATCggcatcttggctacgtagcagAAAGGGAGGGTCTaactcgagtggttgcaattcacaattaaaaaggacaGAAGAAGAGGGAGCGCATAAATATTGCCCTTTGTACAATGACTGTAATCGACTGTCAAAATGTGCtccctcaggaactaagtacgcAGTGTACATTTGGGATGTCCCGagccgatcttcaggatcgggatcggctgtcaatccgctgtattttgaagattgaatatcggcttccgccatgagAACGGGttgatccggttgccgtatcacattcgtaactctgagccacactccaacatggtaggtgcagtgaTGCACCTCAAAATGTGGTCGCCACACGACTCCCGCcatccgcaagaagaagaaaacgcaacaccaccatgcagacatgtgcgcggtgtaccgtggtgaagttactttcacgttggatattcggctccgtagctacagcggtagttcctcctcactgtgcccggactgctgtatCATTGTGCGGTGAGCTCGCACGCAGttgcggagctacgtggtggccacccttggtcactctggccatctagacatttcaggtatcaacttattgccacccgtatatgagtaatggtctcaccttggccactccAATGAAAagtttctggctccgccactgctcgcatGGGATTTGCTGCTCTCCctgctggttgtttacactTGGGACCGTCAAcaaattactattgcgctgatgagagtttgttaaaaaatgtcatatattcta harbors:
- the LOC129188782 gene encoding uncharacterized protein LOC129188782 isoform X2 — protein: MRAVQMLRALMVQRLNATVEEIFGLFERTIAEYEEELSRTKVENERQRELLDKIFKQHARLHKADVHEVSVKSQKEIPFEWSSGVNNKEEEDEQQMTTEADGEHFEENTHSEPDSIFAPLSDMDDTSDSSETNHRDDTKESLESNKDSKDVQQVSVESQEEIPSVQQEWRSSVRQLKPEPPDIKEKEDEQHITTKADEDFEDNMQSEPDWVFAPLSDTNDMSDSSELDHSDNAKEPLEKSKDSKGTPVKGNLVIAASCSP
- the LOC129188782 gene encoding zinc finger and SCAN domain-containing protein 12-like isoform X1, which codes for MRAVQMLRALMVQRLNATVEEIFGLFERTIAEYEEELSRTKVENERQRELLDKIFKQHARLHKADVHEVSVKSQKEIPFEWSSGVNNKEEEDEQQMTTEADGEHFEENTHSEPDSIFAPLSDMDDTSDSSETNHRDDTKESLESNKDSKDVQQVSVESQEEIPSVQQEWRSSVRQLKPEPPDIKEKEDEQHITTKADEDFEDNMQSEPDWVFAPLSDTNDMSDSSELDHSDNAKEPLEKSKDSKGDMTHHTNNKHFECFVCGKSYVQRKSLKRHIVTHTGEKHFSCSVCAKRFTLKEYLTRHMVIHTKKSHSCSVCARKFRGKYDLKNHMRTHTHEKPFPCTVCKKCFTSRSALKVHMRKHAAGKCLTSRSSTQHMVTEDDGEHCGGSQANSNFAPLSDMNNTMSYSSETNHRDKSYPVSVQLSKHMATHTRERLFACSVCSRRFFLKHHMIRHMSIHTGKKPFPCSVCTESFKCKYEMISHMSVHAKKNQVKKHTSPGDTLNEVAGI
- the LOC129188784 gene encoding zinc finger protein OZF-like; amino-acid sequence: MCKIQMLRALLKQRLNAVVEEIFGLFERTIAEYEEELSRTKGLLCAAGKPRDTAHKADIQQVSLQNQKEVPCEQQEWSSRLGQEEPESPHIKEEDDEVWTGHDAVQLQGLEEASITKFTYTGISVKSEDEAPSSQLHRSQRERNRGAGPLTQHMTTGDDEEHCGGPRANRNLAPLCHSYPDMDNMMSHSSAMDHSGEDKEPLENNKDSKGDMRPHSDNKQFDCSECGKTFGWKQCLNRHMSIHTGEKPFACAFCTKTFSLKSHMKRHMRVHTGENPFSCSYCDKKFRDKYEMIVHVRTHTGEKPFPCSVCSKSFSRKREMMTHMRSHMEEEQFPCSLCPKRFTRKRYVEIHMRTHTGEKPFGCNVCDKRFTYKYQVDKHKCVTSMDAEGTSVLCEESETFSLSNSIQSVSLV